In Nocardioides dokdonensis FR1436, the following are encoded in one genomic region:
- a CDS encoding AMP-binding protein, translated as MIAKLLTGAGTAGTSLRVLAQAGVLRPYPPTTLLRLARILRDWGTGPAGGFMSMAARSPAAVGVVDELGDLTWRELHRRSNALARALREQGVGEGDAVAVMCRNHRFFLDATCAGAKLGADVLYLNTAFAGPQLVEVLERDRPAVVVHDQEFGPLLADTADVPRIVAWVDDDRDLPVGTRTLEQLVAGHDDADLDPPGRHGRTVILTSGTTGTPKGAPRSEAGIDAAVALLSAIPLRHGWRTHVAAPLFHTWGFAHMALAMLLGSTLVLRRRFDPEDTLRTIADEGCQSVVVIPVMLQRILALPVDVLEAHDLSHVEVVASSGSALPGDLALTWMDRFGDHLYSTYGSTEVAYAAVAGPADLREAPSTAGRAPYATVLKVLDEAGDEVAAGRSGRIFVGNGMLFEGYTGGGSKEVVDGLMCTGDVGRLGEDGRLYVEGRDDDMIVSGGENVFPQEVEDCIARHDDVVEVAAVGVDDDDFGKRLRAFVVVRAGAELDQDGVQTWVKQQLARYKVPRDVVFLDELPRNATGKVLKRELTSADRHDQKQDEDA; from the coding sequence GTGATCGCCAAGCTCCTCACCGGCGCGGGCACCGCCGGCACCAGTCTCCGGGTGCTGGCCCAGGCCGGCGTGCTGCGGCCGTACCCGCCGACGACCCTGCTGCGCCTGGCCCGGATCCTGCGGGACTGGGGCACCGGGCCCGCCGGGGGCTTCATGTCCATGGCGGCGCGGTCCCCGGCAGCGGTCGGGGTCGTCGACGAGCTCGGCGACCTGACCTGGCGCGAGCTGCACCGACGCTCCAACGCCCTGGCCAGGGCGCTGCGCGAGCAGGGGGTCGGTGAGGGCGACGCGGTCGCGGTGATGTGCCGCAACCACCGCTTCTTCCTCGACGCGACCTGCGCCGGCGCCAAGCTCGGGGCCGACGTCCTCTACCTCAACACCGCCTTCGCGGGCCCGCAGCTCGTCGAGGTGCTCGAGCGCGACCGCCCGGCCGTGGTGGTGCACGACCAGGAGTTCGGACCCCTGCTCGCCGACACCGCCGACGTGCCGCGCATCGTCGCCTGGGTCGACGACGACCGCGACCTGCCTGTCGGCACGCGCACGCTCGAGCAGCTGGTGGCGGGCCACGACGACGCCGACCTCGACCCGCCGGGTCGCCACGGGCGGACCGTCATCCTGACCTCGGGCACCACGGGCACGCCCAAGGGCGCCCCGCGCAGCGAGGCTGGGATCGACGCCGCCGTCGCCCTGCTCTCCGCGATCCCGCTGCGGCACGGGTGGCGCACCCACGTCGCGGCGCCGCTGTTCCACACCTGGGGCTTCGCGCACATGGCCCTGGCGATGCTGCTGGGCTCCACCCTGGTGCTGCGCCGGCGCTTCGACCCCGAGGACACGCTCCGCACGATCGCCGACGAGGGCTGCCAGAGCGTCGTGGTCATCCCGGTGATGCTCCAGCGGATCCTCGCGCTGCCCGTGGACGTCCTCGAGGCCCACGACCTCTCCCACGTCGAGGTCGTCGCCTCGTCCGGCTCGGCGCTCCCCGGAGACCTGGCCCTGACGTGGATGGACCGCTTCGGCGACCACCTGTACTCCACCTACGGCTCCACCGAGGTCGCCTACGCCGCGGTCGCCGGACCCGCCGACCTGCGCGAGGCGCCCTCGACGGCCGGGCGGGCGCCGTACGCGACGGTCCTGAAGGTGCTCGACGAGGCCGGCGACGAGGTCGCGGCGGGACGGTCGGGTCGGATCTTCGTCGGCAACGGCATGCTCTTCGAGGGCTACACCGGCGGTGGGTCCAAGGAGGTCGTCGACGGGTTGATGTGCACCGGTGACGTCGGCCGGCTGGGCGAGGACGGCCGGCTCTACGTCGAGGGTCGCGACGACGACATGATCGTCTCCGGGGGCGAGAACGTCTTCCCGCAGGAGGTCGAGGACTGCATCGCGCGCCACGACGACGTCGTGGAGGTCGCGGCCGTCGGCGTCGACGACGACGACTTCGGCAAGCGGCTGCGCGCCTTCGTGGTCGTGCGCGCCGGCGCGGAGCTGGACCAGGACGGAGTGCAGACCTGGGTCAAGCAGCAGCTGGCCCGCTACAAGGTGCCGCGCGACGTGGTCTTCCTCGACGAGCTGCCCCGCAACGCCACCGGCAAGGTCCTCAAGCGCGAGCTGACGAGCGCCGACCGCCACGACCAGAAGCAGGACGAGGACGCATGA
- a CDS encoding DUF3052 domain-containing protein, translating into MSSTAGGGSTQTGTPSGPAERLGLAQGMVVQELGWDNDTDDTLRVAIEDAIDADMVDGDYGNVVDAALLWYRNDDGDLVDALVDALTDLVGGGVIWLLTPRIGRPGSVDPADIAEAAPIAGLAQTTTATVSKDWAATRLETPKTPG; encoded by the coding sequence GTGAGCTCGACCGCGGGTGGCGGGTCCACCCAGACAGGCACCCCCTCAGGACCGGCCGAGCGACTCGGCCTGGCCCAGGGGATGGTGGTCCAGGAGCTCGGCTGGGACAACGACACCGATGACACGCTGCGCGTGGCCATCGAGGATGCGATCGACGCCGACATGGTCGACGGCGACTACGGGAACGTGGTCGACGCGGCGCTGCTCTGGTACCGCAACGACGACGGCGACCTGGTCGACGCGCTCGTCGACGCTCTCACCGACCTCGTCGGCGGCGGCGTCATCTGGTTGCTCACCCCGCGCATCGGGCGCCCCGGATCGGTCGACCCCGCTGACATCGCCGAGGCTGCTCCCATCGCCGGACTGGCCCAGACGACCACCGCGACGGTGAGCAAGGACTGGGCCGCCACGCGGCTGGAGACACCCAAGACCCCTGGCTGA
- a CDS encoding alpha/beta fold hydrolase, producing the protein MPPSRHDVQYATVHGHRRAYVKVGQGPVLLLLHGLGCDHTTWSPVIDALARRYTVLAPDLLGHGLSDKPRADYSVGGYANGMRDLLTVLGVDKVTVVGHSFGGGIAMQFAYQFPERTERLVLVASGGLGPEVSPAIRAITTPGFHQAMGLLTLPGVRHLGVAGLRRLAALPTSATRDLGEVADIYDSFKDPHARAAIRHVVSAVVDWKGQIVTMADRAYLTQAMPMCVVWGRNDQVIPVRHANNAAALAPGARVEVIPNSGHFPHKDHPERFAKIVHDFVRRTQPASYSRSRWRRLLAQAPTGAVAPAAPALQLAEAAPGA; encoded by the coding sequence GTGCCCCCCAGCCGTCATGACGTCCAGTACGCCACCGTGCACGGGCACCGCCGTGCCTACGTCAAGGTGGGCCAGGGCCCCGTCCTGCTGCTCCTGCACGGTCTCGGGTGCGACCACACGACCTGGTCGCCGGTCATCGACGCGCTGGCCCGCCGCTACACCGTCCTCGCTCCCGACCTGCTCGGGCACGGGCTCTCGGACAAGCCGCGCGCCGACTACAGCGTCGGCGGCTACGCGAACGGCATGCGTGACCTGCTCACGGTGCTGGGCGTCGACAAGGTCACCGTCGTGGGGCACAGCTTCGGCGGCGGCATCGCCATGCAGTTCGCCTACCAGTTCCCCGAGCGCACCGAACGGCTCGTCCTGGTCGCGTCCGGTGGCCTGGGCCCCGAGGTCTCGCCGGCCATCCGCGCGATCACCACGCCGGGCTTCCACCAGGCCATGGGGTTGCTCACGCTGCCCGGCGTGCGCCACCTCGGCGTCGCCGGCCTGCGCCGGCTGGCCGCCCTGCCGACGTCCGCGACCCGCGACCTGGGAGAGGTCGCCGACATCTACGACTCCTTCAAGGACCCGCACGCGCGCGCGGCCATCCGGCACGTCGTGAGCGCCGTCGTGGACTGGAAGGGCCAGATCGTCACGATGGCCGACCGGGCCTACCTGACCCAGGCCATGCCGATGTGCGTGGTGTGGGGCCGCAACGACCAGGTCATCCCGGTGCGGCACGCCAACAACGCCGCCGCGCTGGCGCCGGGGGCGCGTGTCGAGGTGATCCCCAACAGCGGCCACTTCCCGCACAAGGACCACCCCGAGCGCTTCGCCAAGATCGTGCACGACTTCGTGCGCCGCACCCAGCCCGCGAGCTACTCGCGCTCCCGCTGGCGTCGACTGCTCGCGCAGGCGCCGACCGGAGCCGTGGCCCCCGCCGCGCCTGCGCTGCAGCTCGCCGAGGCTGCGCCGGGCGCGTGA
- a CDS encoding PucR family transcriptional regulator produces the protein MAGPAPASRTRAAQTLLRSTGALSTAATGRMETTLPWFRDLAAEHRSWVGLIVQAGVRHFVGWYAEDGDSIPSGESALASSVFGAAPRALAGVISLQQTVDLVRLTIEVIETSVDSLIEPEDAAQVHGAVLRYAREVAFATAQVYARAAESRGAWDARLEALVVDAVLRAEADETIASRASALGWRGRGRVVVVLGGVPARRTETDLFEEARRMAHAAGMDALGAVQGDRLVLLLGGVDDPRAAAENVLDVFGDGPVVVGPVADGLADAHLSARAAVSAHRVAAGWPGAPRPVRTDELLPERVLGGDGHARRHLVEEVYVPLLRSRGTLTDTLTGYFESGTSIEATARALYVHANTVRYRLRQVSDLVGLDPTVGRDAFTLQIALVLGRQSGRSAHG, from the coding sequence GTGGCCGGTCCTGCTCCTGCGTCGCGCACCCGCGCCGCCCAGACGCTCCTGCGCTCGACGGGCGCGCTGAGCACCGCGGCCACGGGGCGCATGGAGACCACGCTGCCGTGGTTCCGTGACCTGGCGGCGGAGCACCGTTCGTGGGTCGGGCTGATCGTGCAGGCCGGCGTGCGCCACTTCGTGGGCTGGTACGCCGAGGACGGTGACAGCATCCCGTCCGGCGAGAGCGCCCTGGCCTCCTCGGTGTTCGGGGCCGCGCCTCGTGCACTGGCCGGCGTGATCAGCCTGCAGCAGACCGTCGACCTGGTCCGGCTCACGATCGAGGTCATCGAGACCAGTGTGGACTCGCTCATCGAGCCCGAGGACGCCGCCCAGGTCCACGGCGCGGTGCTGCGCTACGCCCGCGAGGTGGCCTTCGCCACCGCGCAGGTCTACGCGCGGGCCGCCGAGTCCCGCGGCGCCTGGGACGCCCGCCTGGAGGCGCTCGTCGTCGACGCCGTGCTGCGGGCCGAGGCCGACGAGACGATCGCCTCGCGCGCCAGCGCCCTGGGCTGGCGCGGTCGCGGACGGGTGGTCGTGGTGCTGGGCGGCGTACCGGCGCGGCGCACCGAGACCGACCTGTTCGAGGAGGCCCGCCGGATGGCGCACGCCGCGGGCATGGACGCCCTGGGAGCCGTGCAGGGTGACCGCCTGGTCCTGCTGCTGGGCGGCGTGGACGACCCGCGGGCCGCCGCCGAGAACGTCCTGGACGTGTTCGGCGACGGTCCGGTGGTCGTGGGACCGGTCGCCGACGGGCTGGCCGACGCGCACCTCTCCGCCCGGGCGGCCGTCTCCGCCCACCGGGTCGCGGCCGGGTGGCCCGGCGCGCCCCGCCCGGTGCGCACCGATGAGCTGCTCCCCGAGCGGGTCCTGGGCGGCGACGGCCACGCGCGTCGCCACCTCGTCGAGGAGGTCTACGTGCCGCTGCTGCGCTCGCGCGGCACCCTGACGGACACGTTGACCGGGTACTTCGAGTCCGGCACCTCGATCGAGGCCACGGCCCGCGCCCTGTACGTGCACGCCAACACGGTGCGCTACCGGTTGCGCCAGGTCAGCGATCTCGTCGGCCTGGACCCCACGGTGGGTCGTGATGCGTTCACGCTGCAGATCGCGCTGGTCCTCGGCCGCCAGTCCGGACGCTCCGCCCACGGATAG